A window of the Lactuca sativa cultivar Salinas chromosome 5, Lsat_Salinas_v11, whole genome shotgun sequence genome harbors these coding sequences:
- the LOC111876604 gene encoding uncharacterized protein LOC111876604, with protein sequence MAWMRCDAMIKRWLTTAMEKEIHTGIKYTNNIVEIWSDLHERKKERLYDFLMGLDSEFSIVRTQILVLKPTPSLGFPYHLVADDEQQMSITNTKRPTVKAAAFQAYTKTNTNQHGNKAVKKITKQGKHCTLCNKDGHNHETGPVRCLQRILTW encoded by the exons ATGGCGTGGATGAGGTGTGATGCGATGATAAAACGGTGGCTTACCACCGCCATGGAAAAGGAGATTCATACCGGCATCAAATACACCAACAATATTGTTGAGATATGGTCAGACCTCCATGAGAG GAAAAAAGAAAGGTTATATGATTTTCTCATGGGCCTTGATAGTGAGTTCTCAATTGTGAGAACTCAAATACTAGTTTTGAAACCGACACCATCTCTTGGATTTCCTTATCATCTTGTTGCTGATGATGAACAACAAATGTCCATCACCAACACCAAAAGACCCACCGTTAAAGCAGCAGCTTTCCAGGCGTATACCAAGACCAATACGAATCAACATGGAAACAAGGCGGTGAAGAAAATCACTAAGCAAGGAAAACATTGCACCCTCTGTAACAAAGACGGTCACAACCATGAGACTGGACCAGTTAGATGTTTGCAACGTATTCTTACATGGTGA